ATCGTCGGCTCCGCCCTGGTCGACATCGTCGCCGAGGGTCACGAGAGCGGCGCGTCGGTCGACGACGTGGCCGACGAGCTCGAGGCGAAGGCCCACGAACTCAAGCAGGGGGCCCTCCGGGGGGCACAGGAACGTCCGCAACCGGAACGCACATAATCGTTCTTGCCACACTCTCGCATATCATGAACGCAGGTAAGCGCACACGCTTGGACCGCATCGGGACAGACGAGAAGTACGTCATCGTCCCGATGGACCACGGTATCACCATGGGCGCGGTAAAGGGCCTCAAGGACATCGAATCGACCATCGACGCCATCACGCGCGGCGGGGCCGACGCCGTCCTCACCCAGCGCGGTATCGCGGACCGGGTCCACCCGAACAAGAACGACGCGGGCTACATCGTCCACCTCAACGGGTCGACGACCATCGGGCCCGACGAGAACGACAAGCGCATGACCGGCACCGTCGAGGACGCCATCCGGGCCGGGGCCGATGCCGTCTCCGTCCACATCAACGTCGGCAGCCAGTACGAACCCGAGCAGATAGAGGACCTCGCCGCCCTGACCAGTGAGGCCGAGCGCTACGGCCTGCCCGTCCTAGCGATGAACTACGCGCGCGGTCCGGACATCGACCCCGACGACGACGACTACAACCAGGCCGTCGGCCACGCCGTCCGACTCGCCGAGGAACTCGGTGCGGACCTCGTCAAGACCGGCTACACCGGCGACGCAGAGACCTTCCAGCACGTCGTCGAGTCGACGTCGCTGCCGGTCGTCATCGCCGGCGGCGCCAGGGGCACCGACGAGCAGACCCTGGACATGGTCCGGGGCGCGATGGACGCCGGGGCAGCCGGGGTCTCGATGGGGCGGTCCATCTTCCAGCACGACGACCCGGAGAAGATCGCACGCGGCGTCGCCAGCGTCGTCCACGACGACGCGAGCGCCGCGGAGGCGCTGAGTGACGCCGAACTGGCCGCCGAACTCTAGAAACTGAACAGCGACAGCACGCGGCTGGCGACCGACTTGTCGTCACCCTGGCTCTCTGCTGTCTCGTCCGTTTGTTCGCCGCCGTCCGCTTCGGTCTCCAGGTCTCCCGTCGGTTCCCGACGGGCCGTTGCGTCGCCGTCGGTGTCTGCAGGCTCTCTGGGGGTCGACTCGACCGTGGAGTTCCCTCTTTCGGTAGCGTCCGCATCGTCGGACCCGTCTGCGTCCGTATCGTCGGATTCGTCCGCGTCCGCATCGTCGGACCCGTCCGCGTCCGTCTCGTCGGATTCGTCCTCTTCCGTCGCGGGCGCCCCCTCGGCTGCTGGTGTGGACTCGTCCGCGTCGGCCGATGTCGCCGCCTCCTCTTCCTCCGCCGGTACAGACACAGCCACGTCAGCTGACGTCTCCCCCTCGTCCGCTGGTGCCGACTCGGTGTCGCCCGATCCGGACTCCGAACCCGAGGCGTCCGCTTGTGATTCCACTTCGGAGGCGTCAGTGCTCTCCTGCTGTGTATCGTCGTCCTCGCTGTCAGACTCGTCTGCGTCCGCCGACTCCGTTGCCTCGTCCTGGGCGTTATCGACGCCGCCCGTCGCCTCGGTATCCGCGACCGCCGCTGTCTTCTCCCCGTCCGTCGGGGTTCCGTCCGTCTCGGTGGGCTCTGTGGACGACACCGTCTCGTCAGCTTCGTCGGTGTCTGCGGGTTCTGCTGCTTCGTCACGGCCGCTGGTGGATTCCTCGTCGTCGGCGCTGTCTGCCGCTGGCTCCTGGCCAGCCTGTGCCGCTGACGCCCCGTCCGTGGAAAATTGTCGAGTGGCGGAGAGCCCTTCGCCACCGGTCGATTCCAGGTCACGAGTTCCCCCACTGTCGGCCGCTACTTCTGCGGGCTGCCGAAGCGTGTCCTCGCGCTGTGCAGCCTGAGCCGTCCCGTTCGTCTCGGCCGTCTCGCTCGTCTCTGCCGACGACATCTGACCCTGGAACTCGCGTCCCGTTCTGTCAGCCTCGACCAGGCGGCTGGCGACTTTCCGGTAGGCGATGGCGGCACCACTGTTCGGCGCGTTCGAGACGACCGGCCGGCCCTTGTCCTGTGAGTGTGGAACCGCCTCGTCCTCGGGGACGTGGCCGAGCAGCTCCACGTCGAGGAACTCCGCGACTCGTTCGGCGCCCGGTGACGCCCCGGTCCCCGACTTCGTCAGGAGGAGTCCTCGGATGTCACAGTCGACGCGCTCTGCGAGCTGTTTCGTGTTCTGGACGTTGCGGACCGACGCCACGCGCGGCGTCGAGACGAGGATGGTCTCGTCGGCGACCTGGAGCGGTCGGACCGTCTCCTCGCTCAGTCCGGCCGGCGTATCGAGCAGGACGATGTCGTAGTGCCACCGGAGCGCCTGGACGACGTCGGGGAGCCGTCGGAGGTCCGTCTCCGCGTACCCCTGAAGGTCCGTCCCGCTGGGGACCACCGAGAGTCCCGAGTCGGTCTCGTACGTCGCCGCTTCGACGTCGCTCTTCCCGGCGAGGACGTCGTGGAGTGTCGTCGCCTCGGTGACGTCGATGTCGATATCGAGGAAATCGACGAGGTTTGCCATCGCCAGGTCGAGCTCGACCGTGACGGTGGCGTACCCCGCGGCCGCGAGCGACGCCCCGAGGTTGATACTCGTCGTCGTCTTTCCCACACCACCCTTGGCCCCAGCCACCGCACAGGTAAATCTATCTTTCATCGTTAGCAAGTCACGAGGTACGTATCAGTCTATGTGTTATTAGATAATCTTGATAACTCTTTCGTCCCGTTATCTTCACTGATATCACGTTACGGAACCGCCAGGTATTGCCGGTTGAACACGTCCGGGGCCGACGGACGCGGCCGTCTCGTTCACCGCGTCCGCCGACCGAACTGCAGGTTTCGCCACGTTCAAGCCCCATCGTCGCGGACGTGGGCGTATGACACGAACCGTGTGGCTCAAGGCCGACGACGAGGTCGGCGACTGGGAGACGCGAAAGCGGCGTATCACTGCCGGCCTGGAGGCCGGCGTCGACTGGGTGCTCGTCGACGAGGCCGACGTCGAGAAGGTGCGTGACCTCGGCGCGGTCAACGTGGCGGCGTTCACCAACGGCGACGTCCACGTCATGGACGCAGAGGCTACCGACTCGGACGCCGACGCGACGGTCGTCGGCAAGGACGGCGAGGGCGACGGCACGGTCGACCTGCCCACTGATTTCTCCGGGTCTGCGGACCTCTCTGCACTCCGCCGGAACGACGCCGCCCACGAGGGCGGGTACGTCCGCATCTTCGACGAGGACTACGAGGCGTTCGCCGAGGAGGTCGCCAGGGAAGCCGAGTTCACCATCGTCATCGGCGAGAACTGGCAGATCATCCCGCTGGAGAACCTCATCGCTCGCATCGGCGACGAGACGGACCTCATCACCGGCGTCCAGTCGGCCGACGAGGCCCGCACTGCCTACGAGACGCTCGAACACGGCGCCGACGGCGTCCTGCTGGACACCGACGACCTCGACGAGATCCGCAAGACCGTCCAGGTCCGCGACGAGATGGGGCGCGAGACGGTCGACCTGGAGTACGCCACCGTCACCGCGGTCGAACAGACCGGCTCCGCCGACCGCGTCTGTATCGACACGGGCAACCTGATGGAACACGACGAGGGGATGCTCGTCGGGTCGATGGCGCGTGGCCTCTTTTTCGTCCACGCCGAGACGGCAGAGTCGCCGTACGTCGCCTCGCGCCCCTTCCGGGTCAACGCCGGCGCGGTCCACGCCTACGTCCGCACGCCCGACGGCGGGACGAAGTACCTCTCTGAGATACAGTCCGGTGACGAGGTCCAGATCGTCGACGAGAACGGGCACACCCGTGAGGCCATCGTCGGCCGCGCGAAGATAGAGAAGCGCCCGATGTTCCGCGTGCAGGCAGAGACCGACGAGGGGGACCGCATCGAGACGCTGCTCCAGAACGCGGAGACCATCAAGGTCCACACCCGCGACGGCCGCAAGTCGGTCACGGAGCTCGAGGCCGGCGACGAGATTCTCGTCCACTACGAGGACACGGCCACCCACTTCGGCGAGAAGATCGAAGAGAGTATCATCGAACAGTGACGCTGCGCTCGGTCTTCGAGAACCGCTGATAGGAACTATC
This DNA window, taken from Haloarcula ordinaria, encodes the following:
- a CDS encoding 2-amino-3,7-dideoxy-D-threo-hept-6-ulosonate synthase; translation: MNAGKRTRLDRIGTDEKYVIVPMDHGITMGAVKGLKDIESTIDAITRGGADAVLTQRGIADRVHPNKNDAGYIVHLNGSTTIGPDENDKRMTGTVEDAIRAGADAVSVHINVGSQYEPEQIEDLAALTSEAERYGLPVLAMNYARGPDIDPDDDDYNQAVGHAVRLAEELGADLVKTGYTGDAETFQHVVESTSLPVVIAGGARGTDEQTLDMVRGAMDAGAAGVSMGRSIFQHDDPEKIARGVASVVHDDASAAEALSDAELAAEL
- a CDS encoding AAA family ATPase, whose translation is MGKTTTSINLGASLAAAGYATVTVELDLAMANLVDFLDIDIDVTEATTLHDVLAGKSDVEAATYETDSGLSVVPSGTDLQGYAETDLRRLPDVVQALRWHYDIVLLDTPAGLSEETVRPLQVADETILVSTPRVASVRNVQNTKQLAERVDCDIRGLLLTKSGTGASPGAERVAEFLDVELLGHVPEDEAVPHSQDKGRPVVSNAPNSGAAIAYRKVASRLVEADRTGREFQGQMSSAETSETAETNGTAQAAQREDTLRQPAEVAADSGGTRDLESTGGEGLSATRQFSTDGASAAQAGQEPAADSADDEESTSGRDEAAEPADTDEADETVSSTEPTETDGTPTDGEKTAAVADTEATGGVDNAQDEATESADADESDSEDDDTQQESTDASEVESQADASGSESGSGDTESAPADEGETSADVAVSVPAEEEEAATSADADESTPAAEGAPATEEDESDETDADGSDDADADESDDTDADGSDDADATERGNSTVESTPREPADTDGDATARREPTGDLETEADGGEQTDETAESQGDDKSVASRVLSLFSF
- a CDS encoding 3-dehydroquinate synthase II, with translation MTRTVWLKADDEVGDWETRKRRITAGLEAGVDWVLVDEADVEKVRDLGAVNVAAFTNGDVHVMDAEATDSDADATVVGKDGEGDGTVDLPTDFSGSADLSALRRNDAAHEGGYVRIFDEDYEAFAEEVAREAEFTIVIGENWQIIPLENLIARIGDETDLITGVQSADEARTAYETLEHGADGVLLDTDDLDEIRKTVQVRDEMGRETVDLEYATVTAVEQTGSADRVCIDTGNLMEHDEGMLVGSMARGLFFVHAETAESPYVASRPFRVNAGAVHAYVRTPDGGTKYLSEIQSGDEVQIVDENGHTREAIVGRAKIEKRPMFRVQAETDEGDRIETLLQNAETIKVHTRDGRKSVTELEAGDEILVHYEDTATHFGEKIEESIIEQ